CCCTttcattttctgcctttttcCCTCTCCTGCTTCTGATCCTCCTCACATCCATTATATGGCACAGTATAGGTTGATACCTCTGATACAGATTTCTTCCCTCTCTACCCTGGATCTTCAGCCCAGTAGCAAACTGAAGTTAGCCACATGGGGAGATCACTCCCTCAGCAGTCTTGCTAATTGTTTGACCTTTCACATTTGTTCACAGAATTTCAGCTACAAAGAATTTCAGACTTGATATAGTCTAACTCTAACCCATAACTTAAAAAGGAATCTCCTCTATTGTTTCCTTGACAGATGGTCAGCCAACCTCTTCTTGAAGAATTCCAGTGATGAGAAACCCCACCACCTTCTGAGGCAGGTCACTTCACTTCTGGACAGTTCTAAATGTTTGGAAATGCCTTCTTACACAGCAAACTCAAAATCTTCCTCTTTGTGGGGTCCACATGTCTCTTAGATCTGCCCCCTGGGGCCAAACAGAAAACAATCAGTTCTCTGACCTTATTAAGTACATTCTTTCCAGAGTCTTGGCTTAGCCAAAGTCCAGAAGGCAGTTTGTCTCTTCTTGTCagtgaaactcaaaattttacttCCTAGAGAAAACACTGGACTCTTGCAATTTTGCATTTTTaacaaaaagtcattaaaaaaaaacccaaatagatGTTTTCGCACTCCCCACATCTCCCAAAATATCACATACTAGCAGTTGACTCTGCTCTCTACAATCTTTTTAAAGTGCAGCTTTACAACAGAAGGACTTTGTCCTTGAAGCAGCTCACCAGACCCTCACTTTCCAATCCCTCTCCAGGCTTCTCTCTGCTTCTCCTTTTTCTGCCATCCATATCTGTATTCTTTGGTCCCTCCTGTGGTTCAGTTTCTGAGCGGGCTCAGTGCTGGTTAGTTCACCAGTTAGCATGTGGCAAGTGCTAAGGAGGATGCATGCTCGTCCTGCTAGTTTTCTGACAGATCTTCCTACATCTAGTCAGCTACCCCAACAACGGGCCTTGTTGGGAACTAGACAACAGATTATGGATAGCTCAGTGCTTGCAAACTCTGTTCCAATTGCTTGTGGATCTTAATGCCATCCACCTGCTAAAAGCACAATCAGCTTTACTTGGGTGCTTCTTAAAGTCTTGACTTCCTGCCAGGAATACTCAATCCTCCCTAAGTCAGCATTACCTCATGACTCTGGAGGTGAGCCCACACTAGCTAAAGGAAAGAGCTACCCAGGGAAAAAGAGATCAAAGCCAGAGTGAGAAAACTAATATTCACCTGTCTTCTTGCCTATCCTCTTACCTTTCCCTCTCATGGGTCAGGCTTACAGTGGGACATCAAGGGAGCGGTGTCAACATCAGTTCCAGGCTTGTGGAGTAACCCCCTCACCTCCCTATTAAATAAGGTGCAATTCTCGAATTGTCTCAGATCCCTTTCAGCCCCATTTCCAAGCTGGTTTATATAACACAGACAAAACTCAGTAAATTAGTCATTACCGAATTACTGGGTTGCATTAATTACAGGCATTTGGCCCTGCCACCAACAGTTCTGCATCTGGTGGGTTCTGTGCCTGCTCCCTCTCTGGCCCTCCCCAGGGCTTCCCCCTATCTGGAAGTCTCCTTCCTGGGCTTCCCATGGCGTTGACAAGCTGTAATTCATCTATATGATGTTTATAACTGGTTATTAGTGCTGGGTATTCGAGATAAAGCATGCAGCAGAGAGATCTGCATTAAGGCTTGGCTAGAAGGTGCTTTCCGCTTGGGCACAGGGAGGCGGCAGTCCCAGCCAGGGATCTTACTCTGTTTGGGGCACTGAGCTGCTGATGTGCCCTGGGGGCAGCATGCTGGTGAACCATTCCTTGCTCAGAAGAAGGTCACACAGCACGCTTCCTTGCCTCAGCCTTCTGGGCTTTCCTTAGAGACACCTCTCTCTCCCTGGACTTAACTGGCCCTGGGGTGTCTCCTCCCACTGCCTTCCTCTCATTGCTCCTTCCTGGGTGCCAAAGCATCAGACCCTTCTCTGTTCCCGTTCCTCTCCCTACTTCCCAAGGAAAGTCTCTCCCCTCATGGTGGAGGGAGAGCCCTTAATGACATGGCCATATCTTAGAGAAGGGGATACCCAGCTTTGGACTCTTTCCCCACAGTGCCCTAGGCTttgtgggttaaaaaaaaaatccgtCATCCGTTATCTCCACCTTCCGGGAAGGAAAGGTTTCTGGCAACCGGGCTGTGGCCTGACacggagaggaaggaggaaagccTGGTCAGACGAGGGGCCAGCAGTTCCAGGTCCGGGACCTTGGCCAGTCTCTCCCCACCCCGCCACGGCCCAGGTCTGAGCCGCTGATCTTTGAGAGCTCATTTCTCTTGTACTTAGCTGAGTATGAAATAAGAAAGCAGCTTCTTGAAGTTCTTTGTACAGGGGCATCTTCCACGAGCGCAGCTTGCTGCCGCCAGGGTAGTGTTGGGAAGCCTGAGCAGGCTAGGGCCGGAGGGGCGAGGCGGGGAGAGGAGGCGGGCCAGACGAGGTTCTATTCACCCTGGAGGCTGACAGCTTTCTCCACAGCTTTGTCGGTCGTGGCTGGCACCACCATGGGGCTGGGGATGTAATTGAAGGGGGTGACCCGGGCGGCTCGGCTGGGGGAGCCGTGGCGGCTGGAGGGGAAGCCCCCCGCCGGGGCCGCCAGCCCCTCGTGGGCAAAGGCGATGGCGGCAGCCACCTTGGAGCTCAGCCCGTCCACGTCGCTGCCGATGAAGGGGGCCTGCGCGCCGCTGCCCGGGCCGCTCGCCGCGTTCTTGGGGGGCTCCCGGTTCTCCAGGGTGGGAGAGGTGCTGGAGTTGGTTTTAGAAGTGGAGAAGTCTTCGGTCTGGACCACGGCGTCGCTGGTCTTCCTCTGGGGAGCCGGGCCGTCCTCCTGCACCGTGCCGACCAGAGGCAGGGCGGTGGGGGGGAGCGTGCTCTTCAGGATCTGGGGGATGTCTTCATCCCGAATCCTCCGCCACGTGCCCTTGGTGGCCGCGGCCGGAGCCGCACGGCCCTCCCCCGCCCCTACCTGGGGAGGAGGCTGGGGCTCGCCATCGCTCCGCCTCCGCCCGGCCTCGGGCCCTTGCGCCAGGGCAGGGGCTGGGCTGGCCGACCTCTTGACCACGTTgatgtggggggaggaggagtagCGCTTGAAGGGCTCGGGGGCGGGCGCGGCGATCTTGACGGGTAAGCGGGAGGGACTCTCGGAGCTGGTCCGGCGGGGCGGGCGCTCCCCTGGTGACGCTCTGGGGCCGGCCGGGGGCCCGCCTTTGGCCGCTTTGAGCTCCTCACAACGAGAAGAGCAGAGGAAGACGGCGGGGACGCCGGGCCGGCTGCGGCGCGGGGAGCTGTTCTGGGACAGGGGGGCGGCGGCCTCGGAGCGGTGCCGCAGGAGGAGGTTGGAAGACTCCTTGATGAAGGTCAGCTGCCTCAGGAAGCCGGAACGGTCGGACTCGCTGCCGCTGGAGCGGGTCGAGGGCACTCGGACCAGATTGAGCCTGGCCCCGGCCTTGGCCCCGGCCCCCTGCTCCTCTGGCACAGGCGGCGTGTTCTTCCCTGGGAACGGCTTCCTGGCCGGCTTCTGCATGAACGGGATCCGGACGGGAGATTTCTGAGTCTTGTGCTGTCTGGAGAGCAGAGCCTTCACCGGCCTGGCCTGAGGGCTGCCCGTGCCCGCTTTACCCCCAGGGGCGGGCACCGGCTTGCTCGTCTGGGAAGAGGGGGGGGACTTCTTGGATGATGcctgggagggggtggaggtTTGGGAAGAGCCTGAGGAGGGGGTCTTGGCCATCCGGGCAGGTGGGGTGGCACTTCTCTTGGGCAGTGTCAGCTCTGCCATCTCTGAGATTTTCCCTGGCCGGTGGAGGCTCCGGGACCTCTGCTGATTGAGAGGGAGGGGTTTGGCAGGGGGCTCAGTCTTGGGCACAGCCTTCTTGGGGGGAGAGCGTGGCTTGGGGGACCCCTTGGGCAGGGTGGGCATGTAGATGACCGTCCGGCCCCGGAACACGGCTGGCAGGTTGGACACGGGTTTCTGGGCATTGGCTGGCTTTTCTGGGCCCCGGGATGTCCGGCGGTTGAGGGTCCGGGCCTCCCCTCCTCGGGCCTCCCCTCCTTTCTTGCTTTCGCCAGCAGTCTTGGTTTGctctttcttttccacctctcCTCCAGCTTCCTTCCCCCTGCGCTTCTGCTCCTCCCTTCCGAGGGTAAGCTGCAGAGTGGACCCCACCGACAGCCCGGACACAAAGGAGAGGATGGAATCACACTCAGACGAGGGCTCCCTGGACAAGGAGGTTGCCGCCGCTGCGGCCTGGTGCAGCCACGTCACGATGGAGTTGGCGCCATCTTGAATAGCCTGCCACTCCACGCTGTCCAGATCGGAGGCTCGGTCGGAGGCCGCTTCCTCGCCCAGTTCCCTCCGTAACTCGGCCTTGCGCTCCTTGCTGCCGGCTGCCTTGGGGCCCCCTTGCTTGGGCTTGCGCTCAGCCTTACGGTGCCGGGCTGCGTGGCGCTGTCTTTTGGGCATCGCGGAACCGATGCACCTTTGCAGCAGATCTTCGTCTGAGTTGAGGCTCGGTGAGCTGGGAGAACTGTCCCGACCAGGAGCCGGTGGGGGGGGCTTAGTGTGGATGGGTTTGCGGGCCTGCAGGTGGGATGGGCCCCCTTTGTTGGGTGGCTGCCCACCATCCCTATCTGAAAGGTCCAGGTCACTGAGTGAGCTCACGGAGGAGCTTAAGGAGTAGCAGGGCGGAGTCTCATCTGCGATCAGTTTGTGCTGGGACTTGGTGGGCACCCGGGGCCGCATGGAGGCTGGGGGTCCTGCTTTGGGCTTgggttctgtttctttttttcctgcccGATGGTCCTTCTTTGGAGCCCGGCCTCCCATGGGTGTCTTCCGGGCCGGGGCCTCAGGAGCTTCATCTGAATCATTCTCATAGAAGCAGTAAACTGCCTCTTCAGTGGGTGTAGTGTGACAGAATGACTGGAAGGCAACATCCCCATGCCCTCCATTTGGATGTGAGCTGTCTCCCCTGGCACGGCTGTCCCTCTCGGAGTGGGCACTCCTGGGCCGGCTGACAGTCAGTTCTAGGCCGGGCAGGTTCTTGAGAGAGCCTCGGCTAGGTTCGGTGCTCCTGTTTGAGAGAGGGAGGCCAGCCCCTCCCCCCCTGTGCTTGTAGGTACCTGCCATCTTGGTTGGAGTAGAATGGCTGGAAGTGACCCGCCGAGAGGCGGGCTCCCTCCTCTCAGCCCGCTGCCCCTGGCTGTCCTTGGACGGATACTGAAGAGTCTCGTCACTGAGTGAGGTGGCGCTGGAGAAGTTGACTGGCGTGCCTTCAGCCGAGTCTGTGAAGGAATCCTCCTCTTTATACGGGCTGCGGGAAGGCCGGGGGGTCCTGGCCGCTAAGCTGGGATGGGCATGCGCGGGCACCAGCATGTAGACGGGCACATGTAGTCCCTTCTTCCCCGGAGGCAAGCCCGGCACCAGGGCTGTCTTGACCTTTCGGAAGCGGGAGGGCATCGCTGAGCTGATGCATTCCTTCAGGATCTCCAGGTCATCCTCAGAGTGGGTCTCCATGCGGGGCCGGCCCCCCCGGGGCCCATCCAGCCGCTCCTCCCGCCCGGGCTCCTCCCGCTTTTCGTGGCCCGCAAAGTGAAGTCCACCTCCACGCTCGGGGAAAGGGGGCAGGAGCTTGAGCTCCACGTCCTTCTGCACATAGTGCTCATGGAGGGGCAGAGCGCTGAGGCTGGAGGCGCAGGAGAAGTTCTCGTCGGGCTTCTCCACTGTGAAGTAGATGGTGCTGTCGAGGTCTGGGGGCAGCTGGAAGCGTTCCTTGAAGTCGGTGATGTCCATGAACTTCTTGACATTGTTCTCCCACTGCAGGTTGAACTGGCTGGTCTCCCGTTCTGGAAGGGGGGTCTTGCTGCGGCTGGGGGGCATGGTCTGCCCTGGGCTGTCGGGAAGCTCACTGGGGCTCACGGTGCCGCTCACCATCTCACTGCAGGGGTCACTCTGGATGGAGCTGGCAATGGAGGGGCTCTCAAAGCTGCCCAGGGAGCTGACGGAGCTGCAGCGGCTCATGACGAGGGGAGTCTCCTGGATGTAATTCTCAGAGGAGCTGGAGGGTGTCATGTCTTCTTGTCGGGAGGGGGAGGCACCCTCATTGCCCCGGTCACCCCGGGGGGCGGGAATGGCCACGGGCAGGGAGGCGGTCCCTCGGGGCCTCCAATCCTCCACGCCATCATCCTCTCCCTCCCCGGGTCCTGGCTCCTCGAGGATCTCCAGGGACGAGTCACTGTCCAGGTCGTTGTCTTCACTGTGGCTTCTCCCATCCATGCCGTGGTCggcagaggagagggaagagagggaggaacaaCGGGAGAAGCAGATGGGAGTATCTTCCACCGAGTACTTCTGTAGGGTCTCTGCCGCAGGAGCAGGGGGGGCTGGGGCTGCCAGTTTTTCTGGGATCCTGCTCAGACCCTCTGAACACTTTAGAGTGCCCGGGGGCAGCCAGGCCTGCTTCCGGGCCAAGGAGCTACTCCCGGTGCCGGGAAAGGGAACAGCCCCGACCTTGGCCATGCCCTCCAGCAGAGGCACATGCTGGTAGGAGGGCGACAGCTTGATGGTGTGCACCTGGGCGTCAGGGGCAAGCTTGCCCTCCCCATCTTTTGGGGCCCACTCCCCAGGGAATACTGCTGGCCTGTGCAGCCCGTCAGGCATTTCTGGCCCTTGCAGGACAGCGGGCTCCTGAGCTGGAGGCTCTCTCCTGTCCGGCTGGGTGGCCACAACGTTCTTGAGGTCCAGGCGGCTGGGGCGCTGCTGGTACCTCTGAAGCTCCTCTCGGTAGTCGGCAAATGAGGCCCTCGGGGAGGGCTTCATGTGTTCTCGAGGGCAGTAGCCATCGCTGGTGCTGCTGCTATTCAAGCTGTCATTGGACAGGCTGGTATAAGCTGCCTTCAGCCGGAGCAGTGGGTGGgccctccccatcccctccctcctccctggcTCAGGCAGCCGGCAGGGTGAGCAGGACTGGGCCCGGGCCTCCCGGGCCTCCCCAGGCCCTGAGGGCCAGTCTAGCCCGTGGTCCCCAGAGCTGAGGCTAAAGCTGTCCTCGGAGGAGGTGTGCAGGGCCGAGATGTCCTCCACCAGCTTGTCGATCTTGGCCACCGCCACGGACAGTTTGGTGGCCAGTTTCTCCGCTGCCGCTGCTGTCCCATCCATCACCCCCTTCTTGGCGTCCATGCTGCCCCTGCCACTGCTGCCATCCTCCTTCTCTGCCTCTGGGCCGCGGCGGGAGGGTGGCATGCGGGGCAAGGCTTGTCCTTGCAGGAAGGAACTGTTGAGGAACATGGAGAGGACAGAGGGATTGCCTACCTCCACCCCGGGCGCCAGGGCGGGCACGTCCTCGTCGTCAAAACAGCCAGAGTCGGAGGCGTAGTCCTTGACCAGGCTGTCGAGGTGGCGCAATGGTGGCTTCTTGACCACCTGACCCTTCAGGCTCTGCTTCTCCATCGTGTCCAGAGCCTCGGCCAGGTGCCTGGCATCCAGCTCGGCCTCCAGCGCCTTCTGCTTGCGTACATAGAGACTGGGCATGCAGGAGCCGGGGGAGATGACGGCCGCCGTGTCCTTGTACTTGAGGGGCCTGTGTGTGAGCAGGTTGCGCAGGGCGGCCGCGCTGCCCATCGCAATCATCTTGTGCTTGGAGTGGATCAGGTTCCGCAGCATGCTCACGGCTCCCAGGTCCCAAAGCAGCTCCTGGTCACGGGGACTCCGAGCCGACAGGTTCCACAGGGTCCCGCAGGCGTTACTCACGATGGTCAGGCTGTGCGACCTCAGGTGCTGCAGCAGAGTCTGGAGGCAGTTGTGGTCCCGTAGCACCTGcctggaggaggggagaagggagggaccCCCATTAAGCCCTTGCCCCACTTCAGGCTTGTGGAGCCATCCCCAAACAGAAGCGTCTGGTCAGCAGCTAGGGATCATTCACTGCAGGTCTCCATGTGGAGGCCAGGAGATGGGTTCTTGTGGGGGATGCTGTCAAGGGGAGCCCTAGTCAGGGGTGGCTTGAGCCAGCTGGCTTCAGCCCAGCAACAGTTGTGACAATGTTACCTAGGCAGTGATGGATGGGAACCAGATGCAACAGGAGGGTTAGTCCACCCGGGAGAATAAAACTGTTTCTGAGCAATCTTAGCAGTAGTTTCCAAACCAGCAGTGGCTCACTGTCCTAGAACTCTGAAGCAGgtaggagaggggagagggggcaGAAAGAGCAGAGGAGAAGCTCTGCCTAACCTGTAGTCCTCCCGGGTGGCGATGAGGCTGGACACATTCCGGAGGATGCCCCCTCCACTCTCGATGATGGCTAATGAGTTACTCTGGCACTTGTAGGTGAGAGTGCTGACCAGGAAGCCCAGGGCTCCATCCACCAAGCATATGGCAGCCTTGTTCTCCGTGCTGTGAGCCGACAAGTTCCACAGGGCACTGAGGACGCTC
This sequence is a window from Sminthopsis crassicaudata isolate SCR6 chromosome 1, ASM4859323v1, whole genome shotgun sequence. Protein-coding genes within it:
- the APC2 gene encoding adenomatous polyposis coli protein 2 isoform X2, which gives rise to MSGPGPTASYEQLVRQVEALSRENTHLRRELQDNSSHLSKLENETSDMKEVLKHLQGKLEQEARAMVSSGRTELLEQLKALQMDITNLYNLKFQPPALAAEPGSRSRSRSPEGSPLHCAAPAATAQGLPKKREELGELSRATVRLLEELDKERCFLLAEIEKEEQEKLWYYGQLQGLSQRLDELPQSETFSMQTDLIRQQLEFEAQHIRALMEERFGTSDEMVQRAQIRASRLEQIEKELAEAQAQTQTRERAQQPQPEHQALLGIKPTGAEGDGEPEAPTHPDDGTSQLSNSKVEVVFWLLSMLATRDKEDMARTLLAMSSSQESCVAMRRSGCLPLLLQILHDADREAGPAEGAKDARMRANAALHNIIFSQPDEGQAKKEMRVLHVLEQIRSYCETCWDWLRMQGQDGGQGPEGGAGPVPIEPQICQATCAVMKLSFDEEYRRAMNELGGLQAVAELLQVDYEMHKMTNDPLNLALRRYAGMALTNLTFGDVVNKATLCARRGCMQAIVAQLASDSEELHQVVSSILRNLSWRADINSKKVLREVGSMTGLMQCALRATKESTLKSVLSALWNLSAHSTENKAAICLVDGALGFLVSTLTYKCQSNSLAIIESGGGILRNVSSLIATREDYRQVLRDHNCLQTLLQHLRSHSLTIVSNACGTLWNLSARSPRDQELLWDLGAVSMLRNLIHSKHKMIAMGSAAALRNLLTHRPLKYKDTAAVISPGSCMPSLYVRKQKALEAELDARHLAEALDTMEKQSLKGQVVKKPPLRHLDSLVKDYASDSGCFDDEDVPALAPGVEVGNPSVLSMFLNSSFLQGQALPRMPPSRRGPEAEKEDGSSGRGSMDAKKGVMDGTAAAAEKLATKLSVAVAKIDKLVEDISALHTSSEDSFSLSSGDHGLDWPSGPGEAREARAQSCSPCRLPEPGRREGMGRAHPLLRLKAAYTSLSNDSLNSSSTSDGYCPREHMKPSPRASFADYREELQRYQQRPSRLDLKNVVATQPDRREPPAQEPAVLQGPEMPDGLHRPAVFPGEWAPKDGEGKLAPDAQVHTIKLSPSYQHVPLLEGMAKVGAVPFPGTGSSSLARKQAWLPPGTLKCSEGLSRIPEKLAAPAPPAPAAETLQKYSVEDTPICFSRCSSLSSLSSADHGMDGRSHSEDNDLDSDSSLEILEEPGPGEGEDDGVEDWRPRGTASLPVAIPAPRGDRGNEGASPSRQEDMTPSSSSENYIQETPLVMSRCSSVSSLGSFESPSIASSIQSDPCSEMVSGTVSPSELPDSPGQTMPPSRSKTPLPERETSQFNLQWENNVKKFMDITDFKERFQLPPDLDSTIYFTVEKPDENFSCASSLSALPLHEHYVQKDVELKLLPPFPERGGGLHFAGHEKREEPGREERLDGPRGGRPRMETHSEDDLEILKECISSAMPSRFRKVKTALVPGLPPGKKGLHVPVYMLVPAHAHPSLAARTPRPSRSPYKEEDSFTDSAEGTPVNFSSATSLSDETLQYPSKDSQGQRAERREPASRRVTSSHSTPTKMAGTYKHRGGGAGLPLSNRSTEPSRGSLKNLPGLELTVSRPRSAHSERDSRARGDSSHPNGGHGDVAFQSFCHTTPTEEAVYCFYENDSDEAPEAPARKTPMGGRAPKKDHRAGKKETEPKPKAGPPASMRPRVPTKSQHKLIADETPPCYSLSSSVSSLSDLDLSDRDGGQPPNKGGPSHLQARKPIHTKPPPPAPGRDSSPSSPSLNSDEDLLQRCIGSAMPKRQRHAARHRKAERKPKQGGPKAAGSKERKAELRRELGEEAASDRASDLDSVEWQAIQDGANSIVTWLHQAAAAATSLSREPSSECDSILSFVSGLSVGSTLQLTLGREEQKRRGKEAGGEVEKKEQTKTAGESKKGGEARGGEARTLNRRTSRGPEKPANAQKPVSNLPAVFRGRTVIYMPTLPKGSPKPRSPPKKAVPKTEPPAKPLPLNQQRSRSLHRPGKISEMAELTLPKRSATPPARMAKTPSSGSSQTSTPSQASSKKSPPSSQTSKPVPAPGGKAGTGSPQARPVKALLSRQHKTQKSPVRIPFMQKPARKPFPGKNTPPVPEEQGAGAKAGARLNLVRVPSTRSSGSESDRSGFLRQLTFIKESSNLLLRHRSEAAAPLSQNSSPRRSRPGVPAVFLCSSRCEELKAAKGGPPAGPRASPGERPPRRTSSESPSRLPVKIAAPAPEPFKRYSSSPHINVVKRSASPAPALAQGPEAGRRRSDGEPQPPPQVGAGEGRAAPAAATKGTWRRIRDEDIPQILKSTLPPTALPLVGTVQEDGPAPQRKTSDAVVQTEDFSTSKTNSSTSPTLENREPPKNAASGPGSGAQAPFIGSDVDGLSSKVAAAIAFAHEGLAAPAGGFPSSRHGSPSRAARVTPFNYIPSPMVVPATTDKAVEKAVSLQGE
- the APC2 gene encoding adenomatous polyposis coli protein 2 isoform X1, with translation MGLLWFLSFLHSTFFGDEVLEELKMSGPGPTASYEQLVRQVEALSRENTHLRRELQDNSSHLSKLENETSDMKEVLKHLQGKLEQEARAMVSSGRTELLEQLKALQMDITNLYNLKFQPPALAAEPGSRSRSRSPEGSPLHCAAPAATAQGLPKKREELGELSRATVRLLEELDKERCFLLAEIEKEEQEKLWYYGQLQGLSQRLDELPQSETFSMQTDLIRQQLEFEAQHIRALMEERFGTSDEMVQRAQIRASRLEQIEKELAEAQAQTQTRERAQQPQPEHQALLGIKPTGAEGDGEPEAPTHPDDGTSQLSNSKVEVVFWLLSMLATRDKEDMARTLLAMSSSQESCVAMRRSGCLPLLLQILHDADREAGPAEGAKDARMRANAALHNIIFSQPDEGQAKKEMRVLHVLEQIRSYCETCWDWLRMQGQDGGQGPEGGAGPVPIEPQICQATCAVMKLSFDEEYRRAMNELGGLQAVAELLQVDYEMHKMTNDPLNLALRRYAGMALTNLTFGDVVNKATLCARRGCMQAIVAQLASDSEELHQVVSSILRNLSWRADINSKKVLREVGSMTGLMQCALRATKESTLKSVLSALWNLSAHSTENKAAICLVDGALGFLVSTLTYKCQSNSLAIIESGGGILRNVSSLIATREDYRQVLRDHNCLQTLLQHLRSHSLTIVSNACGTLWNLSARSPRDQELLWDLGAVSMLRNLIHSKHKMIAMGSAAALRNLLTHRPLKYKDTAAVISPGSCMPSLYVRKQKALEAELDARHLAEALDTMEKQSLKGQVVKKPPLRHLDSLVKDYASDSGCFDDEDVPALAPGVEVGNPSVLSMFLNSSFLQGQALPRMPPSRRGPEAEKEDGSSGRGSMDAKKGVMDGTAAAAEKLATKLSVAVAKIDKLVEDISALHTSSEDSFSLSSGDHGLDWPSGPGEAREARAQSCSPCRLPEPGRREGMGRAHPLLRLKAAYTSLSNDSLNSSSTSDGYCPREHMKPSPRASFADYREELQRYQQRPSRLDLKNVVATQPDRREPPAQEPAVLQGPEMPDGLHRPAVFPGEWAPKDGEGKLAPDAQVHTIKLSPSYQHVPLLEGMAKVGAVPFPGTGSSSLARKQAWLPPGTLKCSEGLSRIPEKLAAPAPPAPAAETLQKYSVEDTPICFSRCSSLSSLSSADHGMDGRSHSEDNDLDSDSSLEILEEPGPGEGEDDGVEDWRPRGTASLPVAIPAPRGDRGNEGASPSRQEDMTPSSSSENYIQETPLVMSRCSSVSSLGSFESPSIASSIQSDPCSEMVSGTVSPSELPDSPGQTMPPSRSKTPLPERETSQFNLQWENNVKKFMDITDFKERFQLPPDLDSTIYFTVEKPDENFSCASSLSALPLHEHYVQKDVELKLLPPFPERGGGLHFAGHEKREEPGREERLDGPRGGRPRMETHSEDDLEILKECISSAMPSRFRKVKTALVPGLPPGKKGLHVPVYMLVPAHAHPSLAARTPRPSRSPYKEEDSFTDSAEGTPVNFSSATSLSDETLQYPSKDSQGQRAERREPASRRVTSSHSTPTKMAGTYKHRGGGAGLPLSNRSTEPSRGSLKNLPGLELTVSRPRSAHSERDSRARGDSSHPNGGHGDVAFQSFCHTTPTEEAVYCFYENDSDEAPEAPARKTPMGGRAPKKDHRAGKKETEPKPKAGPPASMRPRVPTKSQHKLIADETPPCYSLSSSVSSLSDLDLSDRDGGQPPNKGGPSHLQARKPIHTKPPPPAPGRDSSPSSPSLNSDEDLLQRCIGSAMPKRQRHAARHRKAERKPKQGGPKAAGSKERKAELRRELGEEAASDRASDLDSVEWQAIQDGANSIVTWLHQAAAAATSLSREPSSECDSILSFVSGLSVGSTLQLTLGREEQKRRGKEAGGEVEKKEQTKTAGESKKGGEARGGEARTLNRRTSRGPEKPANAQKPVSNLPAVFRGRTVIYMPTLPKGSPKPRSPPKKAVPKTEPPAKPLPLNQQRSRSLHRPGKISEMAELTLPKRSATPPARMAKTPSSGSSQTSTPSQASSKKSPPSSQTSKPVPAPGGKAGTGSPQARPVKALLSRQHKTQKSPVRIPFMQKPARKPFPGKNTPPVPEEQGAGAKAGARLNLVRVPSTRSSGSESDRSGFLRQLTFIKESSNLLLRHRSEAAAPLSQNSSPRRSRPGVPAVFLCSSRCEELKAAKGGPPAGPRASPGERPPRRTSSESPSRLPVKIAAPAPEPFKRYSSSPHINVVKRSASPAPALAQGPEAGRRRSDGEPQPPPQVGAGEGRAAPAAATKGTWRRIRDEDIPQILKSTLPPTALPLVGTVQEDGPAPQRKTSDAVVQTEDFSTSKTNSSTSPTLENREPPKNAASGPGSGAQAPFIGSDVDGLSSKVAAAIAFAHEGLAAPAGGFPSSRHGSPSRAARVTPFNYIPSPMVVPATTDKAVEKAVSLQGE